Proteins encoded in a region of the Prunus persica cultivar Lovell chromosome G4, Prunus_persica_NCBIv2, whole genome shotgun sequence genome:
- the LOC18780280 gene encoding putative disease resistance protein RGA3, with translation MAGALISVLLERLASTTYEYIEGGVKLVLNVKEDVEEFTGTLQVIQAVLEDAEQRQVTDQAVKIWLDKLKDISYQMVDVLDEWNTNILKQQVEKQEREGDPNAHVTKKVRFFSFPRFSSFPRFFCVGKVSDIAPKIKDLNDKLTEIYEERKKYQFLSKELGIQQPQQPQRPQTASFVDISGIFGRENEKEVLIKILWNHSSAEGKGLLIIPIVGMGGIGKTTLTQLAYNDDRVKTRFELRKWVCVSDPFDEIKIAKAIIGEKPPKSNELDYVLERMSTSIKNKKFLLVLDDVWTDDPKKWEQLRVPLIQNGAKGSIILVTTRKHEVADMMRTTRNMINLGELNDECCLSIFNHMAFWDRDVHEFGDISKEIVKKCKGLPLAAKTLGSLMQNKTKMGEWKEVLHSKIWDLEKVEQEVFQPLFLSYNDLAPTIKCCLLYCATFPKDYEFERDDLIQLWMAQDYVISKGNKEKGTTGDAVFDNLVARSFFQDFKKDCDTGTIIGCKMHDIVHDFVQFLTKNECLIIDHGEETTSESKVFGDKVRHLTLRYFPEGPLPLFISSYNCKNLRTLATFDSRITTIKPNLILQLKCLRTLNLSFNPIEELPKEIGELIHLRHIDLSFNCILKILPDTICGLYNLSTLRLVGCSNLTKLPENMGNLINLKHLYVECCGFLESFPKVIGRLTSLQTLDVCPCGGDKDEAFQIGDLRNLNLEGSLQIRLQGDATDKSEVEKAQLWDKKLFTLTVDLEGQTNSSSSSVEILNALRPHPDLESLGILWHIGTTWPNWIQSLHNLKFLTVGWGTSCELWPLGKLEHIERLALYRMEAVKKVGVEFLGLEDQTSFRIRSPQIFPKLKQLCFYNMSNWEEWEGVEEWTKEDSKITIMPDLSELRIGGCKLLKALPDFIFKTQLRTLDITKCRRLAEHYEEGSGERAKISAKIPNIRISSGTYDIPGAFMKHLSRWHV, from the exons ATGGCTGGTGCGCTCATTTCCGTGCTGCTGGAACGGTTGGCCTCGACAACCTATGAATACATAGAAGGAGGGGTGAAACTTGTTTTGAACGTTAAGGAAGATGTTGAGGAATTCACTGGGACTCTCCAAGTTATTCAAGCTGTGCTTGAGGATGCAGAGCAACGCCAAGTGACGGATCAAGCTGTCAAAATCTGGTTGGATAAGCTGAAAGATATATCCTACCAGATGGTGGATGTGCTGGATGAGTGGAACACAAACATTCTCAAACAACAAGTTGAGAAGCAAGAAAGAGAAGGTGATCCAAATGCTCATGTTACAAAGAAGGTACGTTTCTTTAGTTTCCCCCGTTTCTCTAGTTTCCCCCGTTTCTTTTGTGTTGGCAAAGTCAGTGACATTGCTCCGAAAATAAAAGATCTGAATGATAAGTTAACTGAGATTtatgaggaaagaaaaaagtaccAGTTTCTAAGCAAAGAATTAGGCATTCAACAACCTCAACAACCTCAACGACCTCAAACTGCATCTTTTGTCGATATATCTGGGATATTTGGtcgagaaaatgaaaaagaggtTTTGATAAAAATCTTGTGGAATCATAGTAGTGCGGAAGGGAAGGGGCTCCTTATCATCCCTATTGTCGGGATGGGAGGCATTGGAAAAACAACTTTAACCCAACTAGCCTATAATGATGACCGAGTCAAAACCCGTTTTGAGTTGAGGAAATGGGTTTGTGTTTCAGACCCTTTTGATGAGATTAAGATTGCCAAAGCCATTATTGGTGAAAAGCCCCCAAAATCAAATGAGTTGGATTATGTCTTGGAACGTATGTCTACATCCATCAAGAACAAAAAGTTTCTCCTTGTCCTGGATGATGTATGGACCGATGATCCTAAAAAGTGGGAACAATTAAGGGTACCATTAATCCAAAATGGTGCTAAAGGCAGCATAATATTGGTGACCACAAGAAAACATGAGGTTGCTGACATGATGAGAACAACAAGAAACATGATCAATCTGGGAGAGTTGAATGATGAATGTTGTTTGTCAATCTTCAATCACATGGCCTTTTGGGATAGGGATGTACATGAGTTTGGAGATATTAGTAAGGAAATTGTAAAGAAGTGTAAAGGTTTGCCTCTTGCTGCAAAGACTTTGGGTAGTCTCATGCAGAATAAGACAAAAATGGGAGAATGGAAAGAAGTTTTGCATAGTAAGATATGGGATCTAGAGAAGGTCGAGCAAGAAGTTTTCCAACCCCTATTCCTAAGTTATAATGATTTGGCcccaacaattaaatgttgccttttATATTGTGCTACTTTTCCAAAAGATTACGAGTTTGAACGAGATGATTTGATTCAACTTTGGATGGCACAAGACTATGTTATTTCGAAAGGGAATAAAGAAAAGGGAACAACAGGTGATGCAGTTTTTGACAACTTAGTGGCACGGTCATTTTTCCAAGATTTTAAGAAAGATTGTGACACCGGTACCATTATAGGTTGCAAAATGCATGATATTGTGCATGACTTTGTACAATTTCTCACCAAGAATGAGTGTTTGATTATCGATCATGGTGAGGAAACTACTAGCGAATCAAAGGTATTTGGTGATAAGGTTCGTCATTTGACCTTGAGATATTTTCCTGAAGGTCCACTTCCACTTTTTATCTCATCTTACAATTGCAAAAATCTCCGCACGCTCGCAACTTTTGATTCAAGAATTACTACCATAAAgccaaatttaattttacaatTGAAATGTCTTAGGACATTAAATTTGAGTTTTAATCCCATTGAAGAACTCCCAAAGGAGATTGGTGAATTGATACATTTGAGGCATATTGATTTGTCTTTCAATTGTATACTGAAGATATTACCAGACACTATTTGTGGTTTGTACAATTTGTCAACCTTGCGCCTTGTGGGCTGCTCTAACCTCACAAAACTGCCTGAAAACATGGGAAACTTGATTAACTTAAAGCATCTTTATGTTGAGTGTTGTGGTTTTCTAGAGTCGTTCCCCAAAGTGATAGGGAGATTAACAAGTTTGCAAACACTAGATGTGTGTCCATGTGGTGGCGACAAAGATGAAGCATTCCAAATTGGGGATCTGAGAAACTTGAACCTTGAGGGAAGTCTGCAAATACGACTTCAGGGGGATGCCACAGATAAGAGCGAGGTTGAGAAAGCACAATTGTGGGACAAAAAGCTATTTACTCTCACTGTTGATTTGGAAGGGCAGACGAACAGTAGTAGTAGTAGTGTAGAAATACTGAATGCCTTACGACCGCACCCAGATTTGGAATCTTTAGGGATTTTGTGGCATATTGGCACCACGTGGCCCAATTGGATTCAGTCTTtacacaatttgaaattcCTTACTGTTGGTTGGGGGACATCGTGTGAACTTTGGCCACTTGGGAAATTGGAACACATTGAAAGACTGGCCCTGTACAGAATGGAAGCAGTGAAAAAGGTCGGTGTTGAATTTTTGGGATTAGAAGATCAAACCTCATTCAGAATCAGATCACCCCAAATATTCCCAAAATTGAAACAACTCTGCTTTTACAACATGTCGAATTGGGAAGAGTGGGAAGGCGTGGAAGAGTGGACCAAAGAAGATTCTAAAATTACAATCATGCCAGACCTTTCTGAGTTAAGAATTGGCGGCTGCAAATTGCTAAAAGCACTGCCAGACTTCATCTTCAAAACACAACTGCGGACTCTTGACATCACCAAATGTCGGAGACTTGCAGAGCATTACGAAGAAGGCAGTGGAGAGCGGGCCAAGATTTCTGCTAAGATCCCAAACATCCGCATTTCCTCCGG AACTTATGACATACCAGGCGCATTTATGAAACATCTGTCTCGGTGGCATGTATAA
- the LOC18779407 gene encoding probable LRR receptor-like serine/threonine-protein kinase At5g63710 isoform X1, translating to MSGAFSSWHLLKPILNWLMLLILLRVSFASTDPDVEGEALIDLLRALNDSSGRITDWNYNLVSPCFSWSHVTCRNGNVISLSLASNGFSGTLSPSITKLKFLASLDFQDNSLTGLLPIYLANMTHLQNLNLANNNFRGPIPNTWGQLSNLKHLVLRGNHISGHIPDSLSNISRLTELDLSSNELTGRVPMQFFTIPKFNFTGARLACGSSLKQPCASGSVLRVSTKKSKLGTVITSASCGVTVILLIGALFAYRYYRMHKLTHDVFVDVTGEDECKISFGQLRRFSWREIQLATDNFDESNIIGQGGFGRVYKGVLSDNVKVAVKRLTDYNSPGGEAAFLREVQLISVAVHKNLLRLIGFCTTSSERILVYPFMKNLSVAYRLRDLKPGEKGLDWSTRKRIAFGAAHGLEYLHEHCNPKIIHRDLKAANILLDDNFEPVLGDFGLAKLVDTKSTHVTTQVRGTMGHIAPEYLSTGKSSEKTDVFGYGITLLELVTGQRAIDFARLEEEEDVLLLDHIKKLQRENRLDDIVDGHMKMHDPKEVETVIQVALLCTQSSPEDRPTMAQVVRLLQGVDLAERWAEWEQLEDVRNREFSLLSHHQFAWAEESTHDQEAIQLSKAR from the exons ATGTCTGGAGCATTTTCTAGCTGGCATCTTTTAAAGCCAATCTTAAATTGGCTAATGTTACTCATTTTGCTAAGAGTCAGTTTTGCATCTACAGATCCAGATGTTGAAG GTGAAGCATTGATCGATTTGCTTAGGGCACTGAATGATTCCAGTGGCCGAATAACAGATTGGAATTATAATCTCGTTAGCCCCTGTTTTAGCTGGTCTCATGTCACTTGTAGAAATGGAAATGTCATATCCCT GAGCCTGGCATCAAATGGATTTTCTGGAACGCTTTCTCCTTCGATTACTAAACTGAAATTTTTGGCTAGCCT GGACTTCCAGGATAATAGTCTAACGGGCCTGTTACCCATTTATCTTGCCAACATGACACATCTACAGAATCTAAATCTTGCAAACAATAATTTCAGAGGTCCTATACCCAATACCTGGGGTCAACTGTCCAATTTAAAGCATTT GGTATTGAGGGGTAACCACATATCTGGACATATTCCGGATTCACTTTCAAATATTAGCAGGTTGACTGAACT gGATCTTTCATCGAATGAGTTAACCGGAAGAGTTCCAATGCAATTCTTTACAATTCCAAAATTCAA TTTTACAGGAGCACGTCTTGCTTGTGGTTCTAGCTTGAAGCAGCCTTGTGCTTCTGGCTCTGTTCTCCGAG TTTCAACCAAGAAATCAAAACTTGGAACGGTTATAACTTCGGCAAGTTGTGGTGTAACAGTAATTCTTTTGATTGGGGCTCTTTTCGCTTATCGATATTATCGCATGCACAAACTAACACATGATGTCTTTGTTGATGTTACAG GTGAAGATGAGTGCAAAATTTCCTTTGGCCAGTTAAGAAGATTTTCTTGGCGTGAAATTCAGCTTGCTACAGATAACTTCGATGAAAGCAACATAATTGGACAAGGGGGCTTTGGAAGAGTTTACAAAGGTGTCCTCTCAGACAATGTAAAGGTTGCAGTGAAACGCCTTACAGATTATAACAGTCCTGGTGGAGAGGCTGCATTCTTGAGAGAAGTACAACTCATTAGCGTTGCAGTTCACAAGAATCTTTTACGGTTGATTGGATTTTGTACAACTTCATCTGAGAGAATCCTTGTTTATCCATTCATGAAAAATCTTAGTGTTGCATATCGCTTGAGAG ATTTAAAACCTGGTGAGAAAGGCTTGGACTGGTCAACAAGGAAACGCATCGCTTTTGGTGCAGCCCATGGCTTAGAGTATTTACATGAGCATTGTAATCCTAAGATTATACACCGTGACTTAAAGGCTGCAAACATTCTTCTAGATGATAATTTTGAGCCCGTTCTTGGAGATTTTGGGCTAGCAAAGCTGGTTGATACAAAATCAACTCACGTTACCACTCAAGTGCGTGGTACCATGGGTCATATTGCCCCAGAATATTTGTCCACTGGAAAATCGTCAGAAAAGACTGATGTTTTTGGATATGGTATCACACTTCTCGAACTTGTCACTGGTCAGCGTGCTATAGATTTTGCTCGGcttgaagaagaggaggatgTTCTTCTGCTTGATCAT ATCAAGAAGCTGCAGAGAGAAAATAGGCTTGATGACATTGTGGATGGACACATGAAGATGCACGATCCAAAAGAGGTTGAGACTGTCATTCAGGTCGCATTGCTTTGCACTCAAAGCTCACCCGAGGACCGTCCGACAATGGCACAAGTGGTTAGATTGCTGCAGGGAGTGGATCTAGCAGAGAGATGGGCAGAGTGGGAGCAGCTTGAGGATGTAAGGAATCGCGAATTCTCACTCCTGTCTCATCACCAGTTTGCCTGGGCTGAAGAGTCTACACATGATCAAGAAGCTATACAATTGTCCAAGGCAAGATAG
- the LOC18779407 gene encoding probable LRR receptor-like serine/threonine-protein kinase At5g63710 isoform X2 → MSGAFSSWHLLKPILNWLMLLILLRVSFASTDPDVEGEALIDLLRALNDSSGRITDWNYNLVSPCFSWSHVTCRNGNVISLSLASNGFSGTLSPSITKLKFLASLDFQDNSLTGLLPIYLANMTHLQNLNLANNNFRGPIPNTWGQLSNLKHLVLRGNHISGHIPDSLSNISRDLSSNELTGRVPMQFFTIPKFNFTGARLACGSSLKQPCASGSVLRVSTKKSKLGTVITSASCGVTVILLIGALFAYRYYRMHKLTHDVFVDVTGEDECKISFGQLRRFSWREIQLATDNFDESNIIGQGGFGRVYKGVLSDNVKVAVKRLTDYNSPGGEAAFLREVQLISVAVHKNLLRLIGFCTTSSERILVYPFMKNLSVAYRLRDLKPGEKGLDWSTRKRIAFGAAHGLEYLHEHCNPKIIHRDLKAANILLDDNFEPVLGDFGLAKLVDTKSTHVTTQVRGTMGHIAPEYLSTGKSSEKTDVFGYGITLLELVTGQRAIDFARLEEEEDVLLLDHIKKLQRENRLDDIVDGHMKMHDPKEVETVIQVALLCTQSSPEDRPTMAQVVRLLQGVDLAERWAEWEQLEDVRNREFSLLSHHQFAWAEESTHDQEAIQLSKAR, encoded by the exons ATGTCTGGAGCATTTTCTAGCTGGCATCTTTTAAAGCCAATCTTAAATTGGCTAATGTTACTCATTTTGCTAAGAGTCAGTTTTGCATCTACAGATCCAGATGTTGAAG GTGAAGCATTGATCGATTTGCTTAGGGCACTGAATGATTCCAGTGGCCGAATAACAGATTGGAATTATAATCTCGTTAGCCCCTGTTTTAGCTGGTCTCATGTCACTTGTAGAAATGGAAATGTCATATCCCT GAGCCTGGCATCAAATGGATTTTCTGGAACGCTTTCTCCTTCGATTACTAAACTGAAATTTTTGGCTAGCCT GGACTTCCAGGATAATAGTCTAACGGGCCTGTTACCCATTTATCTTGCCAACATGACACATCTACAGAATCTAAATCTTGCAAACAATAATTTCAGAGGTCCTATACCCAATACCTGGGGTCAACTGTCCAATTTAAAGCATTT GGTATTGAGGGGTAACCACATATCTGGACATATTCCGGATTCACTTTCAAATATTAGCAG gGATCTTTCATCGAATGAGTTAACCGGAAGAGTTCCAATGCAATTCTTTACAATTCCAAAATTCAA TTTTACAGGAGCACGTCTTGCTTGTGGTTCTAGCTTGAAGCAGCCTTGTGCTTCTGGCTCTGTTCTCCGAG TTTCAACCAAGAAATCAAAACTTGGAACGGTTATAACTTCGGCAAGTTGTGGTGTAACAGTAATTCTTTTGATTGGGGCTCTTTTCGCTTATCGATATTATCGCATGCACAAACTAACACATGATGTCTTTGTTGATGTTACAG GTGAAGATGAGTGCAAAATTTCCTTTGGCCAGTTAAGAAGATTTTCTTGGCGTGAAATTCAGCTTGCTACAGATAACTTCGATGAAAGCAACATAATTGGACAAGGGGGCTTTGGAAGAGTTTACAAAGGTGTCCTCTCAGACAATGTAAAGGTTGCAGTGAAACGCCTTACAGATTATAACAGTCCTGGTGGAGAGGCTGCATTCTTGAGAGAAGTACAACTCATTAGCGTTGCAGTTCACAAGAATCTTTTACGGTTGATTGGATTTTGTACAACTTCATCTGAGAGAATCCTTGTTTATCCATTCATGAAAAATCTTAGTGTTGCATATCGCTTGAGAG ATTTAAAACCTGGTGAGAAAGGCTTGGACTGGTCAACAAGGAAACGCATCGCTTTTGGTGCAGCCCATGGCTTAGAGTATTTACATGAGCATTGTAATCCTAAGATTATACACCGTGACTTAAAGGCTGCAAACATTCTTCTAGATGATAATTTTGAGCCCGTTCTTGGAGATTTTGGGCTAGCAAAGCTGGTTGATACAAAATCAACTCACGTTACCACTCAAGTGCGTGGTACCATGGGTCATATTGCCCCAGAATATTTGTCCACTGGAAAATCGTCAGAAAAGACTGATGTTTTTGGATATGGTATCACACTTCTCGAACTTGTCACTGGTCAGCGTGCTATAGATTTTGCTCGGcttgaagaagaggaggatgTTCTTCTGCTTGATCAT ATCAAGAAGCTGCAGAGAGAAAATAGGCTTGATGACATTGTGGATGGACACATGAAGATGCACGATCCAAAAGAGGTTGAGACTGTCATTCAGGTCGCATTGCTTTGCACTCAAAGCTCACCCGAGGACCGTCCGACAATGGCACAAGTGGTTAGATTGCTGCAGGGAGTGGATCTAGCAGAGAGATGGGCAGAGTGGGAGCAGCTTGAGGATGTAAGGAATCGCGAATTCTCACTCCTGTCTCATCACCAGTTTGCCTGGGCTGAAGAGTCTACACATGATCAAGAAGCTATACAATTGTCCAAGGCAAGATAG